Proteins encoded in a region of the Syntrophales bacterium genome:
- the mdh gene encoding malate dehydrogenase encodes MKQKVAVIGAGFVGTMVSQRIIEKNLAHVVLVDIVEGIPQGKALDMSQAASVAGFEGQVIGTNDFSEISGASIVVVTAGLPRMPGMTREDLAKKNAAITRSVMDNVRHHAAGAVVIVVTNPLDVMAHLAWTVSGFPPQRVFGMGGTLDEARFSYFLSRKLGVSPRDIEALVLGSHGEAMVPVERYTTVKGLPVRMFLSPGEYADIVARVRRGGAEIVDLLESGSAWHAPSASTVLMVEAILKDSKRMVSASALLEGQYGIEHIHIGVPVLLGAAGIERILEIPLDEPDLQALREAARITRNMVDRLIRGPHD; translated from the coding sequence ATGAAGCAAAAGGTAGCCGTCATTGGAGCCGGATTCGTGGGAACCATGGTGAGTCAGCGCATCATCGAAAAAAACCTGGCCCATGTCGTTCTCGTCGATATCGTCGAGGGAATACCCCAAGGGAAGGCTCTGGATATGTCCCAGGCTGCCTCTGTCGCAGGATTTGAGGGGCAGGTCATCGGAACAAATGATTTTTCGGAAATAAGCGGTGCGTCAATCGTCGTCGTCACGGCGGGACTCCCCCGGATGCCGGGAATGACCAGGGAAGACCTGGCGAAAAAAAACGCCGCCATTACACGCTCGGTCATGGATAACGTCCGGCACCATGCCGCCGGGGCCGTTGTCATTGTAGTCACAAACCCCCTTGACGTGATGGCCCACCTGGCCTGGACAGTCTCGGGATTTCCGCCTCAGCGGGTTTTCGGTATGGGAGGAACCCTGGATGAAGCGCGGTTCAGCTATTTCCTCTCCCGCAAACTCGGCGTTTCCCCCCGTGACATAGAAGCACTGGTTCTGGGCAGCCACGGAGAAGCAATGGTTCCCGTGGAACGCTACACAACGGTTAAGGGCCTGCCGGTACGTATGTTCCTGTCTCCCGGGGAATACGCCGACATCGTCGCGCGCGTGCGGCGGGGAGGAGCCGAAATCGTGGATCTCCTCGAGAGCGGCAGTGCCTGGCACGCGCCCTCGGCATCAACGGTCCTGATGGTGGAAGCGATCTTGAAGGACAGTAAACGGATGGTCTCGGCTTCAGCACTCCTGGAAGGCCAGTACGGTATCGAGCATATTCACATCGGCGTTCCGGTCCTGCTGGGAGCGGCGGGGATAGAAAGAATCCTGGAAATTCCTCTTGACGAACCGGACCTCCAGGCCTTGAGAGAAGCCGCCCGTATCACCCGTAACATGGTTGATCGACTGATACGGGGGCCCCATGACTGA
- a CDS encoding ABC transporter ATP-binding protein yields MLVLEDLKVTLGDRELLRHINLEIHPGETHILFGPNGSGKTSLLMTIMGYPQYKVAAGRIYFKGEDITHRSIHERARMGIGMSYQRPPSIKGLTTRNIVTICGNNGADVDALAARLNFTEFLDRDINVGFSGGEIKRSELLQLMAQKPDLVLFDEPESGVDLENIALIGNTVSELLQRDHLPVMGKTVKEMKEGRSRMGLIITHTGFILDYVTADQGQVLYDGILACRSNPIEIFNQIRRVGYEECVRCGCVI; encoded by the coding sequence ATGCTGGTGTTAGAAGATCTCAAGGTCACCCTGGGCGACAGGGAACTGCTCAGGCATATCAATCTCGAAATTCACCCGGGGGAAACACACATTCTTTTCGGTCCCAATGGCTCGGGGAAAACCTCGCTCCTCATGACCATCATGGGTTACCCTCAGTATAAGGTAGCGGCGGGCAGAATATATTTCAAAGGTGAGGACATCACCCACCGGTCAATCCATGAGCGGGCCCGTATGGGCATAGGCATGTCCTACCAGAGACCGCCCAGTATCAAGGGACTCACCACCCGGAATATCGTTACCATCTGCGGGAACAACGGAGCCGATGTGGACGCCCTGGCCGCCCGGCTCAATTTCACGGAATTTCTCGACAGAGACATCAATGTCGGATTTTCCGGAGGGGAGATCAAGCGATCGGAATTGTTACAGCTCATGGCACAGAAACCGGATCTTGTACTCTTCGACGAACCGGAATCGGGTGTTGACCTGGAAAACATCGCTCTCATCGGGAACACGGTCAGCGAGCTTCTGCAGCGTGATCACCTGCCGGTGATGGGCAAAACCGTCAAGGAAATGAAAGAGGGCCGGTCACGCATGGGCCTGATCATAACTCACACGGGCTTTATCCTGGACTACGTAACGGCGGACCAGGGACAGGTTCTCTATGACGGAATCCTCGCCTGCAGGAGCAACCCCATTGAAATATTCAACCAGATCAGAAGGGTCGGTTACGAGGAGTGCGTGCGATGCGGATGCGTGATTTAG
- a CDS encoding metal ABC transporter permease — MKQALNEAAVFEFFTDLADYRFLQHALLTGLLASVACGIIGSYVVTRRITYIAGSIAHSVLGGLGAARYAQVVHGWHWFNPLYGAIAAAVAAAVIIGAVSLYAREREDTVIGAMWAIGMSAGILFIFKTPGYDQDLMSYLFGNILMVSANDLRLIAMLDLVIVALTLVFYRTFLAVCFDEEFARLQGVPVERYYLLLLCMTALTVVLLVTVVGIVMVIALLTIPVAIAGNAVRRLGSLMILSGILTACFTTGGLVISYSADLPAGATTIIIAGGIYFCVLVLTGVLPPPRFGKTR, encoded by the coding sequence ATGAAACAAGCTCTGAACGAGGCTGCCGTGTTTGAATTCTTTACCGACCTCGCAGACTATCGCTTCCTCCAGCATGCCCTTCTGACGGGCCTCCTGGCCAGCGTCGCCTGTGGAATCATTGGAAGTTACGTGGTTACCCGCCGCATAACCTACATCGCCGGAAGCATCGCCCATTCCGTTCTCGGCGGACTCGGCGCAGCCCGGTACGCCCAGGTCGTTCACGGGTGGCACTGGTTCAATCCCCTGTACGGTGCCATCGCCGCGGCCGTCGCGGCGGCTGTCATCATCGGGGCCGTAAGTCTCTATGCGCGGGAGCGGGAAGACACTGTCATCGGAGCCATGTGGGCCATCGGAATGTCGGCGGGAATTCTTTTCATATTTAAAACACCGGGATATGACCAGGATCTCATGAGTTATCTTTTCGGAAACATCCTCATGGTTTCCGCCAATGACCTCCGGCTGATAGCCATGCTCGACCTGGTGATCGTTGCTCTGACCCTGGTGTTTTACAGGACGTTCCTCGCTGTCTGCTTCGATGAGGAATTCGCCCGACTACAGGGCGTTCCGGTGGAACGCTACTATCTTCTCCTGCTCTGCATGACGGCACTTACGGTGGTTCTTCTCGTGACGGTGGTCGGCATAGTCATGGTGATAGCCCTCCTGACCATTCCGGTTGCCATAGCGGGGAACGCCGTCCGACGGCTGGGAAGCCTCATGATCCTGTCGGGTATCCTGACGGCCTGCTTCACCACCGGCGGCCTGGTTATAAGCTACAGCGCCGATCTTCCGGCAGGCGCAACCACGATCATCATTGCCGGAGGCATTTATTTTTGTGTCCTTGTTCTTACCGGGGTCTTGCCTCCTCCGCGTTTCGGGAAAACCCGCTGA
- a CDS encoding SufD family Fe-S cluster assembly protein: MRDLDEKALSAREKKAALGPDVDLDAFTIDSPPHVPISDIAELSEADKRRLILAGIDTRPGERSGSYFQKDGTSLYSISNQDGLEIVPIRKALENMEWLQDYYFNLVAVDADKYTARARLDLHNGYLIRALPGARVTWPAQACMYLETEGFSQNVHNIIIAEEGSELHIITGCATASHISRGLHVGISEFYVRKNATLSFTMIHHWAEDVAVRPRSAGIVEEGGLFLNNYICMKPVKSLQMYPTTSLVGKGAVARFYSLLVGSPGSELDVGGRMLLKAEDARAEILSRAITNGGKITARGDLVGEVPGVRGHLECRGMILNQGMIHAIPELTGLVDGVDMSHEAAVGKIAQEEILYLMSRGLTEDEATATIVRGFLNVDIPGLPAPLKEEIDRAVELSQKDLL; encoded by the coding sequence ATGCGTGATTTAGACGAAAAAGCCCTTTCAGCGCGGGAGAAAAAGGCAGCACTGGGACCTGATGTCGATCTTGACGCGTTTACCATCGACTCGCCCCCTCATGTACCGATCTCCGATATTGCCGAGCTCTCCGAAGCCGACAAGCGGCGTTTGATCCTGGCGGGCATCGATACCCGGCCGGGAGAGCGTTCAGGATCATACTTTCAGAAAGACGGAACCTCACTCTATTCAATCTCCAACCAGGACGGCCTTGAAATCGTACCCATACGGAAAGCCCTGGAGAACATGGAGTGGCTCCAGGACTATTACTTCAACCTGGTTGCCGTTGACGCGGACAAGTATACCGCCCGGGCCCGCCTGGATCTTCACAACGGCTATCTCATCAGGGCTCTTCCCGGCGCCCGGGTGACCTGGCCCGCCCAGGCCTGCATGTATCTTGAAACCGAAGGGTTCAGCCAGAACGTCCACAATATCATCATCGCCGAAGAAGGCTCGGAACTGCATATCATAACGGGCTGCGCAACGGCATCGCATATTTCCCGGGGGCTGCACGTGGGCATCTCGGAATTTTACGTCAGGAAAAATGCCACCCTGAGCTTCACCATGATTCACCACTGGGCGGAGGACGTGGCCGTCAGGCCCCGCTCAGCAGGCATCGTCGAGGAAGGTGGACTGTTTCTCAATAACTACATATGCATGAAACCCGTCAAGTCCCTGCAGATGTACCCCACTACGTCGCTGGTCGGCAAGGGTGCCGTGGCCCGATTCTACAGCCTTCTCGTCGGAAGCCCCGGCAGCGAACTCGACGTGGGAGGAAGAATGCTGCTCAAGGCTGAGGATGCCCGGGCGGAAATATTGTCCCGGGCCATCACCAACGGCGGCAAGATCACGGCTCGCGGCGACCTGGTCGGCGAGGTCCCGGGTGTGCGCGGGCACCTCGAATGCCGGGGAATGATTCTCAACCAGGGAATGATTCACGCCATTCCGGAGCTGACGGGACTCGTTGACGGCGTGGACATGTCACACGAAGCCGCCGTGGGAAAGATCGCCCAGGAAGAGATCCTGTATCTGATGTCCCGGGGGCTGACGGAAGACGAAGCGACGGCAACCATAGTCAGGGGCTTTCTCAATGTGGACATCCCCGGCCTGCCGGCACCTCTGAAAGAGGAAATCGACCGCGCCGTTGAACTCAGTCAGAAGGATCTTCTCTGA